The following proteins are co-located in the Fibrobacter sp. genome:
- a CDS encoding MlaD family protein, which yields MKRINWMEISGLLVGIFFTIAIMVFGIVLYAKLFSTGMIGVEEYKLHSNFEKAFGLRPGTRVQISGVDVGQISDMEIEGEGVKMEFVIRKQYQPWITDSAKVFAMRDQNMISARIINIDVRRGKGKVLEDGDFLPPGQAQDIETVLETANQLLGRVNQLIDGVDTLLVMAMDTGTTVGALFGSRALYDNINKQLNRLDDITFIGKKVLFQTSGLLDSMQVQVPSLLGKVDVITDSVTVMLGDLKPLPKKVDALMDNVGDMMGKVDATLGKADNLLNDVGQLTSGLGDFMEATEATLQNADDLMSGISNMWIIRRSLPSKDSVPFMVETLW from the coding sequence TTGAAGCGAATTAATTGGATGGAGATTTCCGGCCTTCTGGTCGGCATATTCTTTACTATCGCCATCATGGTTTTTGGCATCGTACTTTACGCAAAGCTGTTCTCCACCGGCATGATCGGCGTGGAAGAATACAAACTGCACAGTAACTTTGAAAAAGCTTTCGGTCTTAGACCAGGCACCCGCGTCCAGATTAGCGGTGTAGACGTAGGTCAGATTTCCGATATGGAAATTGAAGGCGAAGGCGTCAAGATGGAATTCGTCATCCGCAAGCAGTACCAGCCCTGGATTACCGACAGCGCCAAGGTCTTTGCCATGCGTGACCAGAACATGATTTCCGCCCGAATCATCAATATCGATGTTCGTCGCGGAAAGGGAAAGGTTCTTGAAGACGGAGACTTCCTTCCTCCAGGCCAGGCTCAGGATATCGAAACCGTTCTTGAAACAGCAAACCAGCTTTTGGGCCGTGTAAACCAGCTTATCGATGGCGTAGACACATTGCTTGTCATGGCCATGGATACCGGAACCACGGTCGGCGCCCTGTTTGGCAGCCGAGCCCTCTACGACAATATCAACAAGCAGCTCAACCGACTGGACGACATTACTTTCATCGGCAAGAAGGTGCTGTTCCAGACCTCCGGCCTTTTGGACAGTATGCAAGTTCAGGTGCCCTCACTTCTGGGCAAGGTTGATGTCATTACCGACAGTGTAACTGTCATGCTTGGCGACCTGAAACCCCTGCCCAAGAAAGTGGACGCCCTTATGGATAACGTCGGCGACATGATGGGCAAGGTTGACGCAACTCTTGGAAAGGCAGACAACTTGCTGAACGACGTAGGTCAGTTGACTTCTGGCCTCGGCGACTTCATGGAAGCCACCGAAGCCACACTGCAGAATGCAGACGACCTGATGAGCGGTATCTCCAACATGTGGATTATCCGCAGAAGCCTACCCAGCAAGGATTCCGTACCCTTCATGGTGGAGACCCTATGGTAG
- a CDS encoding RNA methyltransferase — MSEENNEKRTVKSTLNRKFGVSEATDRRNPRSDEGRGDRRSFGDRPSFRGRDDRRFDDRPRRDGDRPFRDRDDRRDGDRPFDRERRPRRFGDRPFGDRNREERRGFGGRGRDDRRPRRDFAQAGAPIYRQRPEQKEEGNVEEVLDETALEARVAQVEASEDVVSNPPWFRKLLALTTEKGREREGRFLGEGVHVVEELVKHHRELVSGVYMVESFNDEALIDAINEAEIKINILTDDQMKQLSSTVTTQGVIAVARIASTKPVYDTSRSILTLVDAVQDPGNLGTLFRTSLGFKSGGMILGRGTVSPFNPKVVRGSSGTFLRVPFEFDVDLIDQINFLRSKGYTIIATDLHGKQSLGEIPQHKLRKMAFLVGNEGAGTNPYFIELADETVKIPMSSDLESLNVSVAHGILSYEAALIQDELK; from the coding sequence ATGAGCGAAGAAAATAACGAAAAGCGTACCGTAAAGTCTACCCTGAACCGCAAGTTCGGTGTAAGCGAAGCTACTGACCGCCGTAACCCTCGTAGCGACGAAGGTCGCGGCGACCGCAGATCCTTTGGCGACCGTCCCTCTTTCCGTGGCCGTGATGACCGCAGGTTCGATGACCGTCCTCGTCGCGATGGCGACCGTCCTTTCCGCGACCGCGATGACCGTCGTGATGGTGACCGCCCCTTTGATCGTGAACGTCGTCCCCGCCGTTTTGGCGATCGTCCCTTCGGAGATCGTAACCGTGAAGAACGCCGTGGCTTCGGTGGCCGCGGCCGCGATGACCGTCGCCCCCGTCGTGACTTTGCTCAGGCAGGCGCTCCTATCTATCGTCAGCGCCCCGAGCAGAAGGAAGAAGGCAATGTCGAAGAGGTGTTGGATGAAACCGCACTGGAAGCACGCGTTGCCCAGGTGGAAGCAAGCGAAGATGTCGTTTCCAATCCCCCTTGGTTCCGTAAGCTCCTTGCTCTCACTACCGAAAAGGGCCGTGAACGCGAAGGCCGTTTCCTGGGTGAAGGCGTCCATGTGGTCGAAGAACTTGTCAAGCATCACCGTGAATTGGTGAGCGGCGTTTATATGGTGGAAAGCTTCAACGACGAAGCTCTCATCGATGCCATCAACGAAGCCGAAATCAAGATCAATATCTTGACCGACGACCAGATGAAGCAGCTGTCCTCTACCGTTACAACTCAGGGTGTAATCGCTGTTGCCCGTATCGCAAGCACCAAGCCGGTATACGATACCAGCCGTAGCATCCTGACTCTTGTTGACGCTGTTCAGGATCCGGGTAACCTTGGTACTCTCTTCCGTACCAGTCTCGGTTTCAAGTCTGGTGGCATGATCCTCGGTCGTGGTACCGTCAGCCCCTTCAACCCCAAGGTTGTCCGCGGTTCCTCGGGTACCTTCCTCCGTGTTCCCTTTGAATTTGATGTAGATCTCATTGACCAGATCAATTTCCTGCGTAGCAAGGGCTACACTATCATCGCTACTGACCTTCACGGTAAGCAGTCTCTTGGTGAAATCCCCCAGCACAAGCTCCGCAAGATGGCTTTCCTCGTGGGTAACGAAGGTGCCGGCACCAACCCCTACTTCATTGAACTTGCCGACGAAACTGTGAAGATCCCCATGAGCAGCGATCTGGAATCCCTGAACGTTTCCGTGGCTCACGGTATTCTTTCCTACGAAGCTGCCCTGATTCAGGACGAACTCAAGTAA
- the pyrF gene encoding orotidine-5'-phosphate decarboxylase has protein sequence MNFHDRLEQRVEKCGNPVCMGMDPVLKLIDPCVSAGSAEDKIKAFYSEILECCLKRNVQPAVVKPNSAYYECVSVQAMLTLQQLIEDYKSAGIPVILDAKRGDIGKSSAAYATAAFDVYKADAVTVSPWMGSDSVNPFVREGTENGAYVLLRTSNKGAHDFQDMPVIGSDDPRDVNEAFYHVADKIMEWDGNMGFFGAVVGATHPEELEKITAYTVAHQHEIPFLIPGVSIPGVPGGQGGDAKTVLNAIKNGGGKRKFHVLNSSSGLNFAYQRSGKPEAFASECVDALERLADSLR, from the coding sequence ATGAACTTTCATGATCGTCTAGAACAGCGTGTTGAAAAGTGCGGCAATCCGGTCTGCATGGGTATGGACCCTGTCCTGAAGCTCATAGACCCTTGCGTTTCCGCAGGTTCTGCAGAAGACAAGATCAAGGCTTTCTATTCCGAAATTCTGGAATGCTGCCTCAAGCGCAACGTGCAGCCTGCCGTAGTCAAGCCCAATAGCGCCTACTACGAATGCGTAAGCGTTCAGGCAATGCTTACCCTGCAGCAGCTGATTGAAGATTACAAGAGTGCCGGCATTCCGGTGATTCTTGATGCCAAGCGCGGCGATATCGGCAAGTCCAGTGCTGCCTATGCAACTGCAGCCTTCGACGTGTACAAGGCTGATGCCGTAACCGTTTCTCCTTGGATGGGTTCCGATTCCGTGAATCCCTTTGTTCGCGAAGGAACTGAGAACGGTGCCTACGTTCTGCTCCGCACTTCCAACAAGGGCGCTCACGACTTCCAGGACATGCCTGTCATTGGTAGCGACGATCCTCGTGATGTGAACGAAGCCTTCTACCATGTGGCCGACAAGATCATGGAATGGGACGGAAACATGGGTTTCTTCGGTGCAGTGGTTGGTGCAACGCACCCCGAGGAATTGGAAAAGATTACTGCCTACACTGTTGCCCATCAGCACGAAATTCCCTTCTTGATTCCTGGCGTGTCTATTCCCGGCGTGCCCGGTGGTCAGGGCGGCGATGCAAAGACTGTGCTTAACGCCATCAAGAACGGTGGTGGCAAGCGCAAGTTCCACGTGTTGAACAGCTCCAGCGGTTTGAACTTTGCCTACCAGCGTAGCGGCAAGCCTGAGGCGTTCGCAAGCGAATGCGTTGACGCTCTGGAACGTCTTGCTGACAGCCTTCGCTAA